The genomic stretch TTATAATCTGGTCCATCAGATGACACCTGTTAAGACATCATCAGTAAGTGTTTTATATTCCCCTGACGTTAAAGCTTAGTAGTTCATCAATATGTCCCTTTGCTCATCAAGTTTCTGGTATCAACAGCTTAGTGTTTGTCTTCCACTAaactctcttttttcttctcctccaaaTATCATGCCCTTTCTTATTCTGCCATGTGTTGTTCTCCTTCTCGCCTCACCTTTCTGCTTCACACTCTGccgccttcttcttcttcctctcctcccaaTCCTCCATGTCTCACCCCTCCTCTAATCAACACCTCTCCCAGCTTCTTTTCCTCACCCGCATTTCACTGCATCTGTTTCTTATCACACTGTTGTGTATGCAGGAAAGCACAGCGCTCTGACGGAAAGCATTAACGCATACAGGTGGAGAAAAAACAGCACCTTTTGTTGTCTTAGTGTCATGCGATGGGAGACTTGTAGtcacagagaaaataaatggaTACAAATTGTGTCCCCCCCcacccttttaaaaaaaaataaatatcagttTGTCTAGTACACCTGCCACTGCTCACATTTATCATAGCTGTCTATCTCCATGACGACAAGAATCAGTGGGATGGCAAGTGGAGCTCAGAGGAAGATGGAGGGAAGATTGAGGGAAAGCACTACATGCCTGACACCACTCCATAGCCTTGAGAATCTTAGATCATTGTGAACACAAGTACAGCTGCTGAATAGAGCTTATTGTTGTAGCGTAATGTTGCAGATGGTTTATGCTGAAAAGTGTGTGACCAACAGAATGCTCCGTGTGAAATTTAAATAGAGATTGTCTTTGGCAGGTGATGCATGACAGTAGATACTGTTTCAGTGTTGTGGATTTATCTTGACAACGCTGATAAATGGGATGGAACGAATGAGTCATTGCTGCCatacaaaaagcaaagaaattgATATTCCTTTTGAAATCCTTTTTGTGGAGCCAGTTGATTTTGACGCAACTACAAAGCTTGTTTGGACTCGATTGTATGCATTTGTCAAGTTATTAATCTGTTCCTAATTGTGGAATTAGGGCGGATTTATTGGGTTTTGTGCTCGTGTTTGCGTTATAAAAATATGACATCCGTTACATGGTCTGCAAAGAAGACAAATGTGCTGCTTATATCTCAGGCCCAGCTGAGATAGTAAAAGTTATAGACCACCCAGTGTAAATATGCCATCCTGCTACACCAACACAAGGCTTCAGACTTCAGATTTAATATCTTCACTATTTTTTCTAAGGCCACTGCAGCTGCCAGTGGGTATTTTCTCTTGGATATTTGTTCATGTTGGTCAACTCACTGGTGTGTGGATTGTGCCCAGTGTCGGATGTTGGGATGTTGGTGTTGGCCTGTAGCTGAACACGGTCACAGTGACAAACACTTGCCTCCAGCAGAGGCATCTCTTCACATCATTAACCGCCATCCATCTCCACAGCAGCCGATACAGAGCAGCATGCAGCCATTAATAAAATGCTTCAACTCCTGAGGGGAAACCTAATTTGTCAAGAACATGCAGTGCTTCTTCaatccctctttttctctcttttaacctcctcatccctccttatttttcttctgcttcGCTTACCTCTGAGCACTCTTTTCTGCTGTCTAATCAGATTTTTGAGGTTTCCTGCCGACTTAACATTCTCAAGCCTCGCTGAGTTGTCTCTCTCTTGTGTGTCacagttttcatgtttctgaGGAGAGCATATGTTAAACAGGCAGTGTAGAAGTAATGAaatctctctttctttcccttcCCTGTAGATAAAGCAGATGACGAGCTTGAGATGACGACGGTGTGTCACAGACCAGAAGGTCTTGATCAGTTGGAGGCCCAAACTAACTTCACCAAACAGGAGCTGCAGATCCTCTATCGCGGTTTTAAGAATGTAAGCATACACTTTGTGATTTCCTTGTTAGAATACTGAAATATGCTTGTCTCAGAAGATCCAGGGCCATATATAAGAGGAGGAATCATATAGATGGTGATATTAAATAGCACTGTGCAAATTTTCCTACTCCGCACGAACATGAAGTAAAAGCATAATTCACAAAATTAGGATGCTGGTTGAGTCACACATTTTGGAGGTGTAGCTTGTTTTGCAACCAGAATACAGCTTTCTGAACTTTCTGAAATCAAAATGCCGAAAGTTGTGAGTTGGACTTTTTGCAACGAGTTGAAGTGGCTTGCACTTTTTCAAGGCAACCATATGCACAACTAATAATGTGATCGCGACCAATACAGCAGTCGGCAGGTAGTATTGATCAGTATTGGCCTATCACATATGTATCGGCATCGCTGTATATGTTGTTCAATATTCACTGGTGTGAAAGCATTCATTTTTACAtaacataatgcagaaaaagatgtTTGGGGTATTTTAGGAGTAGTGTCATCGCATAGTTTGTCCAACAGAGGGACTGCAACTCTATTGTTTGCAACACTCTCATGTAACAGAGTGCACATTATAGCTGAGCAAACAGTGTCTTCATGGTAAGTTGctccaaaaaaatcctgcatCTGTCAAGCTCTACTCACATGAGTTTGACTACATCTGTGGGGAGAATTGTGATTGAGATTGTTGATTGGGATTCTACCCCAAAAGAtcgttttttctttctctttttttgcacagaTCGCCCACACCTTAAAAGGGTCACATGATTGACAAAgcacagaacaaacacacacacacacacacacacacaaaaaaaacattggtaTTGAGCACAATAACCTGAATGAATCTTTCTTCCTCACAGGAATGTCCGAGTGGAGTGGTAAATGAGGagacatttaaacacatttacgCGCAGTTCTTCCCTCATGGAGGTAAAATTCACTGTTTCCAAACTAATTTGTCAGTGATGATTTTTGAGAATGAAAGAACTTATGTGTTCAATTGTTTCTGTGTTGCAGATGCAAGCATGTATGCACATTATCTCTTCAACGCTTTTGACACTACAAACAACGGCTCCATTAAGTTTAAGGTAAAATAAAGCATTAAGGAAACGCTACTTATTTCTTAACAATCATGTGCAGTTATGTACATGAATTTGTCCTCTCCCTATTTCCCTGTGTGCAGGACTTTGTAATGGGCTTGTCAATTCTGCTGAGGGGAACACTGAGGGAAAAGCTGGAGTGGACGTTTCACCTTTATGACATCAACAGAGATGGATACATAAACAGAGAGGCGAGACTGCGCTCATACACTTTTAACAGTCTTTTATATGTTTTCTCACGTTTTTGCTTCATTGCAGTGTTAATCTTCTGTTCATTCAGGAAATGACTGAGATTGTGAGGGCAATTTATGACATGATGGGCAAGTACACCTACCCTGCACTAAAGGGAGACGTCCCACAGCAGCATGTGGATGCCTTTTTTCAGGTTTGTTTCTAATGCATCAATTTACCATGAATAAGAGTCTAAACAGGCCTTTTTGTTAACAGTGACAGCAGATTTTAAACCCTTCGTGTTAGCACAGCTAGCAGGGAAAACAATCTGACTTTGAATGTCTCTTATCATACCTGACTACCTTTGCAAATGAACCTCTCTGCTTTTATTGAGACACTTTGCATGTACTAAAGGTTTTTTGGATAAGGCTTATAAAATTTTACATCAATAGTAATCCCCTTCCTGCAGTTCGTAGTACCTTTGTAGCCAGGGTATTTTTGGTTCAGTGTATATACAGCTCCTGCAAGCAAAGTTTTTAACATGAGAtatacacaaaaccacaacaattCTAACagtaataatttttattttttccacagaaaatgGATAAGAATAAAGATGGAGTGGTGACTTTGGAGGAGTTTGTTATAGCCTGCCAAGAGGTATATATTGTCTCATATCTGTGTTgtgacaaagagaaaagaatATCTGAAGAAGCAAATCATAAAAACCGTGAATTTGACTTGAGTTATGTAAGCCCTTTCGTTAATGTGACAGCATCTGAGGGGTTGGCTTCATGTCTGGTAACTTTTCCATGAGATTTATGGTAGCGATCTTACTAGGTGAGACTAAGCAATGTTATGCATCCGTATCTGAAAAAGGCTTCAGTGTTGTTTATGTGGAGTCGTAGTCCAAAGTTTGGAAACACCTCCTCACCTTTGCCACTGTCTTTATACAGCTGTGAGCAGACCGGTAATCCATTAACAGCAAATAGTAGCTGACCGTTAGATGCATCGTTCTGCCATGATTACTTACCTTcactcctcctttctctctcacCAGGATGAAACCATGATGAGGTCCATGCagctgtttgaaaatgtgatgtAGGACAAGCAGAGATGATGGCGACAAAGACGTGGAAAACGAGAGGgctttgtgtgagtgtgtgtgtgtggatgcattTGTGCAATACATCcagtctctcctcctcctcttcttctccccaTTTTATCCAGCTGTGATCTGGATACAGCCAGAATCCCCCCACAAGGACTTGCAAGAAGAGATTGGACTGGAATGCTGTTAGCCTTCCTGCCGAGTATTACTACACAACACAAAGTGACTGATGCGACAGGCCTGGACAGGACCACACATCGCTCTCTGTCCTGTCTCAAAGATTACCTTGGTAAAGATAAAGATGCTCCTACATTACAAGGCTGCTCCCGACCAGTGATGAACAATGTGTTCAACAAGCtgaactatttatttatttttgccaaaagatgttctttttttgccaAAATATGATTGCATGGTTTTGCAAGAGCTTTTGATTTATCTCCAGATATTGGTTAGATTTGTTATGGGATTTTGGccataaggacatttctatttATCTCATTCATCTAGTGGTTGATAGATATGAGATATTTCAAATGTCATGTACAGTGACCCCTGTACGTTTGTGTTAATCTGACTGTCGCTTGAGAGTCTGTCTTTTGCCTGTGGTTAGTCTGTCGAAATCTTAAAGTAGAAAGTCAAATAACTTTGACATAGTACATTTTATGGGTCTTATATGAATGTGTGtggttgtcttttttgtctatgTTGGAACTTAGGTTTtagtgaaaagaaagaaaatgattcaTTCTTTTAGATTTTCACTTGCTGCTTTGCTTCTTGTGGTCAAACTAATATGTTGTCaataatgtaaagaagaaaATAGTGTTAAACATGCATACATTTTGGATATATTATGAAGTACCTGCAAAAATGAAGATGTTTAACTAATCGGAAGAGGCTAGTGATCATAAAAACAATATCTTTATTTGCACAGGTGACGGGGAATTGATGTGTGATTCGGAGATAGAGGCAATGTGTTTATGTTGCTAATAGATGTCAGTGTGGCAGAAACAGACGGTAGCTTCTGGGCCATTCTAATGAAATCCTGGTCTGAGAAAGTTTCTTATAATCTTACAGGGAAATACCTCTGAATGTCAGCTCTGGAATGTGATATTTTGATTGACTGAGGGCAGCTCCATCTGTATTAACAGACATTTGGCACTGCCTCCCCCATCCAAACTAGGACAGTGATGTCACACCGACGTACGCGGTGCACACAGAAGAAGATACTAACCGCAATCgcctgctgatggttttaggtgaGTCAGGGTGAGTTTGAAAGCACCACCATCATAGAAAACTCACACAGCTATAGTCGTTTAAGCACTAAAATATTAATCACTGTTCTTTTTTGAGTCAGTGGATCAGCTCTTTGCTGTATGGTACATCTGTGTGACATCACAGCCTCGGCTCTCTGATATCTTGGTTTGGAATAGAGTTGTTAAATCTCACTATGAGAAGATTAATTTTAAGCCATAAGAATAAATATGTGAATTCTTAAattgagttgtgtctttattctgtgtgtgctcttaagaaaatgtgtaatttaactATGATTTCTGGCATACAAGGGGgtaataaattaaagaaaacatgcacatacattcacacacagtGCAGGATGTTAAGGGTCGCTGAATGGTTTAATGAGTATGAAAAGTGTGTGAATCATATGCCAAGGCCTTTTtcattccccagatctcaaccAATTTAGCTTATGGTTAACTAAGGCTTTTTCCTCATCTCACCCATCTGTATAAATTAAGATCAGTTATTAAAACAagagaagacaggaaaaaagcAAACTCAAAACTAATTTAGCCTACAGGCAGATCTAAATTAGATGAGTCAATCTATCAAATATAGGTTCTTTCACTTTCAGCAATTCTGGTGAAATGTTTTATCCaagtaataaaatgtattaaaatgactcatgcttttctttttctctgactttttctTTTAGTATTACTCTGAAGGGCTGCAGGCTTAGACATAGTTTTCTGAACATTATGTAGCCTTCTACAACGCAGTGCAAGAATGaattaattatgtttttattactgGGGCATGCGTTCCATCAGTCCAGGAAGAAATATTTATCtgttacttcagtaaaagtagcCCATTGTAAAGTAAAAGTCTTGTATGAAGAAATTCTTTAAGTGCATCAGTGTATGtagtaaaatgtaattaaagtaTTAAAGCAAAAGCCCTAGTTTGGCTCTTCTGAGTGATACATTACGATGTATAATATCATTAAATTATTAacagtgaagcatcagtgtgtcagcagcaggttacTGTTGTAGTTGTGGAAGTTTGAACtattttatgtacagttttacaTACGAGGGATACCACacatttgttttcaattttctgaCTTTCCTCAAATCTGTGTGAGCCTGACTGCACGCTGCTGTTTGTAAGAAGCCAAAAACGCTGGCTTCACCTTCAACTATGTATTGTACTTTACTTGTTATGTTACCTGTTGTGTAAAATCTTTATCTTAAAAGTAActgaagctgtcagataaatgttcTGGAGCAGAAAGTACAATATCGCCCTCTGAAGTGTAATGTAATGGAAGTATAAAGTGGCATACTTAGTGAAAATACTTAAGTAAAGTACAAGTATTCCAAAATTACTTGAGAAAATTCATTTAGTTGCTTTCAGCCACTGTATACAGTTATTCCTAGCCCATGCTAGCatatataataaaacaaaaagaaaaataaaagaaagaaaaaataattaatagtAATCAGATTTTCACCTGCACAGCCACACAATTCTGCCACAGAGAAACAATATTTGGATTTCATATAAAACTGGTATTCCTAAAATATCCTAGTATGTAGGCTTCAGTCTCTGGTGGAAGGCAACTAAGTATATTCACTGAAACACTGTACTTAACTACAAATTTGAGGTATTTGTGAGTCTCTTCTTTAGTCTGACTCTTTCTATTTCAGCTCCACTAGATCCAAGAGAGAAATATTTTGGTTTTTACTCAACTATGTTCATCTAACAGCTCaagttactttaaaaaaaatttttgcaGCTAGATTAGCAAATTAAAGTCAGATTACAGAATATTGGCAACTATTTTGTAATCACTGGCATTTGTCACtatttttagagtttttgcacACCAAAGACTCTATCGTTGATGGAGAAAATAGCAATAGCAGCTGAATATAAGATAGTTCAGAACCAACTACACTTCAGCCAACTTTACACACATTAATACGAGTAATAATAATCCCGTGGCATGTTATATAATAGTATAACAGTCATTGGATGCATTTTTGTGAATGGAccacttttactttttaaagtttaaacacACTTGGTAGTAATACTTACTCATgcatacttttactttttttcgtAGTTTTGCTAAAGTAAAGGATGGGATTACTTGTTCTAACTGGCAACAGTAACAAAATGGGAGACAGTGTGCTGTACACACTGTGGTCCTTTAGGGGGCGCTGTGACTCTGTTGTCCTTTTTTTATTAACCATAGAAGAAGAGCAGCAGCTGTCGCGTAGTAGCACGTTAGTTGGTGGTTTCCAGTAATACTTCCACCAGCTCAGACACGCAGCGGTTTGGCAGCTTCTTTATCCAACAATGAACGGGTTAAACGAGGAACCAATGGCACCACAAACTTTTCTTTACGGTGAGACAACTTCTTTATTCTCTGTATTACTTTAACGTGTTTAATTCTGCGTATCCTCGTGTGTGACTGCTGCTAGCAGAGCAGGAGAGTCATCACATTTAGCTGCTTTAGCTGCATGAGGCCCCCTCTAATGAAAGGTAATGTACTTATCAGTATATTAATGCGTTTTAAATGTAGTAAATAACGTTGTTGGATGTTCGTATAGTCCGGAAGGAGGTTCGGTGAGTCCTGGAGAACAGCAGTTTCTTTCAGTCCACTCCGCCACACACGTGCTTCGCTACCAACATGGCGGCGCCCGTGTTTTATTAACAGCCCTCATATTTAAACGTTTCTTTTCGACATCAGGTTGAAGCTGATGCGTGGTTTAATTTGCACTCTATTTTTTATTAACTGGTACtttgaaattgaaaatttgaCCCGACAGTTTTCAGCTGGCTGAGGAAGTCTGCTCAACGTGGCTTCAAACGCATGTGGAGTGCGCTCACTGTCTGCCCTGGTTTAGTAAATATGGCCTCATCTTGCTTTTATGGTCttcctttttatttactgcGGTGATAGGCTGAAATAAATTAGATATAAAGTCATTATGACTGCAGGTCAAACACAGCTCATATTGAATTTATCCTTTGATCGTGTGTAGGTCCTTCTCCCGTCACCCAGTATAACCTCACTTCTTTGTGTGACCTGATAGCCTAGTTAGACATAACTAAAATTCTTTATAGCGCAAGCAGGAAACGCACATTGTGCTGCTCACATTAACTAAGATTAGAAGTAATGTGTGCCACAAATTCTGAGTTGATCCAGACAGTTTATCAAACGTGTGATCTGTGAAAATGCTTTTCCCTCGGTAGGCCAGTGGTCCTGTTTTATTCCACTACGTTTCACTGTAATACACATGTTCCAGACAATAGGAAATGTAGCATATATTAAAATGGAACGACTCTAAAGCACAGCCAAGTGACTTTACCCCAAATTTGTTAATGATTCATATTATTATagcaaacacacagtgcatTCAAATGGGTTTTACATTTGTTAGATGTTTCATTTGTACTACATGAGTGCAGTTTTGTTGGAATTGCCtacaattttaatattttttgtctcatttaaggGGAATTATGCCAGCACCATGTGGAAATATGCATATGTAGATTCTCAGTCGACAAAGTCTTTGTAATCCGAAATAATTCGGTACAATTCAAGcgaacttttcttttttgtttttgaatgtgcTTCACCTCATCTAAGAGTCTTTGTCAGTTCTGAAATTAGCTCAGAGCCTTCTGCTGTATCACCTAGGATTGCCATGTGGAAATATTCCCACCAGTACTCTGTATAGCTCCCTCTTGTGTATAGTTTACATATAACACTTTGCATCTGGGTGGTCCTGGCTACAGCAAGAGGCCTTATTATTGACTTCACCTTCCACacttttttaaaccaaatttttATGCTACTGATTGAAATATCTGCATTTATATGTTTCACACAATGTCTGAGTCAGTTGTTGGATCATTAACTGAGATCTGGTCATCAGGTTGCGTCCTGGAAGGTGGAAAGGAGGTGGTGTTCAACCCTGAGGATGATGACTTGGAGCATCAGCTAGATCTGAGGATGGTAAGGACACTGAACTCCAAATTCTGCAAGGAAGAGACTTATGACCATTGTTATTCATAATGACTTAAGATGTTTGATATTTCTTGGCTTTTCATGTAATTGATCTTTTAATATTGGGCAAAAGAATGTGGGCGAGCCAGTGCATTTCCACAGAGATTGATGGTTGATTGAATCAGTTGAATTGATCAGAAAAGGCATAGTGCCCAGTACTCCTCTCAGCATTAGGAGAACACGGTTACTGGTGTCCATTGATGTAGTGTTTACTGGAACAACACTCTGTCCAAACTTCTCCCTGCACCAGTAAAGGAACACGCAATTCTAACTGGTGATATACTGCACTTACACagattgttttcttgacaatcAGAAGGTGGATATAATGGTAGTTTGCTTTTTGAGCTTTGGATGAAGAAAAATGGCAACTATCACATGGTTCTGTGGTTTGTGTACTTctcaccacaaacaaaatttgATTGACAGCTTTTACACCAGTATAAACAACCTGAGACATTTCtatgaaattaattttaacaGTGGTTAGGTTTAAAATCACCCTGATGGTTCATATCGCAATTTAACCGTTGGCTCTGTAGGTCTGTGTGGAGCCCAGCACAAAAGATGAACTTCACGTGGTTGAGGTGGAAGGACAGGACTTGGAAGGTCAGAAAATCAAGGCAGTCCTGGTCTCACTTAAGCCCTCTGTTCTGCCAAGTGTGAGTAaacctctttttgtttttgcttatgTGCAGACACACTAACCTTAAATAGTTCTC from Amphiprion ocellaris isolate individual 3 ecotype Okinawa chromosome 14, ASM2253959v1, whole genome shotgun sequence encodes the following:
- the kcnip1b gene encoding Kv channel-interacting protein 1b isoform X3, with the protein product MAGCTSRCRQGVLKLIQSLQRLVSGTLTKDKADDELEMTTVCHRPEGLDQLEAQTNFTKQELQILYRGFKNECPSGVVNEETFKHIYAQFFPHGDASMYAHYLFNAFDTTNNGSIKFKDFVMGLSILLRGTLREKLEWTFHLYDINRDGYINREEMTEIVRAIYDMMGKYTYPALKGDVPQQHVDAFFQKMDKNKDGVVTLEEFVIACQEDETMMRSMQLFENVM
- the kcnip1b gene encoding Kv channel-interacting protein 1b isoform X1, producing the protein MGAVVGTLTMQTKQRRPSRDKADDELEMTTVCHRPEGLDQLEAQTNFTKQELQILYRGFKNECPSGVVNEETFKHIYAQFFPHGGKIHCFQTNLSVMIFENERTYVFNCFCVADASMYAHYLFNAFDTTNNGSIKFKDFVMGLSILLRGTLREKLEWTFHLYDINRDGYINREEMTEIVRAIYDMMGKYTYPALKGDVPQQHVDAFFQKMDKNKDGVVTLEEFVIACQEDETMMRSMQLFENVM
- the kcnip1b gene encoding Kv channel-interacting protein 1b isoform X2; its protein translation is MGAVVGTLTMQTKQRRPSRDKADDELEMTTVCHRPEGLDQLEAQTNFTKQELQILYRGFKNECPSGVVNEETFKHIYAQFFPHGDASMYAHYLFNAFDTTNNGSIKFKDFVMGLSILLRGTLREKLEWTFHLYDINRDGYINREEMTEIVRAIYDMMGKYTYPALKGDVPQQHVDAFFQKMDKNKDGVVTLEEFVIACQEDETMMRSMQLFENVM